Below is a window of Aphelocoma coerulescens isolate FSJ_1873_10779 chromosome 29, UR_Acoe_1.0, whole genome shotgun sequence DNA.
TTTCGCAGCCCAGACGCTCCGTGCACAGAATAGCAAAGAGGCTGCGCCAGCGCATCGCCATGGCAACCGGGGACCGGCGGGGACCCCCCCGCCGGGGGGGACACTGCAGCACCGGGCAGGGCTGCCCCGACCCCCCCAACTCTTCGGGGTGACCAGGGAAGAGCAACACCGGGATCTCCCATAATCCTCCCAATTCACAGGCAGGGCGCAGGGAGCACCCTGGACCCCACGCGGGGGGGGTCAACGGTGTAGGGATCCCCCCAAAGGAAGGGGTTCAGCCCTCTGTGACCCCCCCCCGGTGCGCCCGTACCTCCCACCGTGAGGTCGGTCCCTGGGGAGTAGCTGCGCCCCCCAGACCCGGGGATATGACCCTAGACCTGAAGCCCCCCCAGGGCGGCCACCAAGCTCCCGTCCGCCCCCGCAGGGACCACAAAGCACCCCCGGGGTTCCCAAAACACCACCGAGACGCCACTGTGGCCACCaacgcccctcccccccagcgCTGCAGGTCCCCCGAACACCCCCGGGACGCCAAAACACCCCGCTGCGGCGACCCCCCGCTCACTGCAGCCTCCCAACCCTGCCAGCCCCCGAAGCCCCAAACCACCTTCCTCTGCAAACAACCCAATCACCCCCTCcggagccggggctgcccccGCCCCACTCCACCGGTACCAGaacccccgccagccccccgaACGTGCGCCGCGCGTGTCTCCCCCCGGTACCGGAGGTGTCCCAGAGGCTCAGTTCCACCCGCTGCTCCTCGCTGGCCAGACACGCCGTGTAGTTCTCAAACACGGTGGGCACGTACGTCTGCAATAGCACCGAGAGCGTCAGCGCCCGGTCCCGTTGCCGGCGCCCGCTGCTGATTCCCGGTGCCGGTCTGGGCTCACCTCGGGGTAGCAATCcttggccagcacctgcagcatgGCAGTCTTGCCGCACTGCACGTcgcccaccagcaccagcttgCACCGGGCCGGAGCGGCCGGTGCCGGCCTCCGCTCCcgcatggcggcggcggcgcgcacACACTCCCCCCTACTCTCACCCACCCACCGCCCTGCGCCCCGCCGCCGCAGCGCCCTTATATACCCCGCCGGCTCCAGGGCCCGCCCACGGCGGAGCCCGCCCGCCAATCAGCGCGGGGAATCCCGGACCGCCGGCCAATAGCGGAGAGGCAGAACTGGCGGGACCCGCCCCGTGGGGGTGCGAGCGCGCTGCTGCCCGCCAGGGGGCGCCCGTGCAGGTCAGGGCGGAAGTGCGGCGCAGGCCCCGCCCCCGAGCGGCGGCGGCCGTTGCTGGGAGACCGCTGGGacgcgggagcggggccggtaccggggctggggccgggaccccaaaggaggggagggagacCCCTGGAgagggggatgggggtgggcaggggggcGGTGAgtgccgggggggggggctggggagggagaggggatgAGGCTGGAAGGGCTCTGGGGATGGCGGTGGGCAGCGGGAAATGGGCCTTGAGGGGAGGCCcggggagggagatgggaaatAGGTCTGGGGGGGGGCACTGGAAGGGGAGATGGGGTATGGGGATTGTGCCAAGTGGAGAGGGTTCTGGAGGGGGTGTTAGGGGTGAGCAAGGGGagaaggggctgggggagcctggggagggagatgggggtgggcaggggggcGGTGAGTgccgggggggggctggggagggagaggggatgAGGCTGGAAGGGCTCTGGGGATGGCGGTGGGCAGCGGGAAATGGGCCTTGAGGGGAGGCCcggggagggagatgggaaatAGGTCTGGGGGGGGGCACTGGAAGGGGAGATGGGGTATGGGGATTGTGCCAAGTGGAGAGGGTTCTGGAGGGGGTGTTAGGGGTGAGCAAGGGGagaaggggctgggggagcctggggagggagatgggggtgggcaggggtctgggggtgcccCGTGGTGCGGGGGGGCTGGAGCGGGAGatgggggtgggcagggggaaCGGGCCTTGATGGGCGCCGTGGAGGGGCCACCACGCAGACCCCGGGCACCCCCCGACCCCTCCCGCTGTGTCCCTTTCTCCAGCCATGGCGGGGCCCCATTCCACAGCCCCCAGTGCAGCCGAGaccgagctgctgctgctgcagaagcaagCGCTGGCTGAGGAGGAAGCGGCCAAAGCCAAGCAGGAACTGCTCGCTCGCTTCCTGCAGGTCTGGGACTCCACTGCAGCCTCCCCTGATGGCCTCCAAGCCCCACCCCCCTGAGTCCCCAAACCACCTTTCCCCAGCAAATGCCCCCAATCATCCccaccagggctggggctgcccctgttTTGCTGGACCCCCTGGTACCagagacacccccaaacccactcCTGCCCCTTTCCCACTTCCCACGGGGCCCTCCACAGGTCAAGTTATCCcgggaggagcagagcagcatgTGGGGTCTCCACAAGGTCTGCACGCTCTGGCGCTTGGCGCAACGCAAGACCAAGGACCAAGAGCTGCGCCAGGACATCGAGATCCTCAGCCAGACCTTCACACGGGTCATGGACTGCAAGGACGGCGTCATTGaggtggctgcggggctggcggggtgggggggggtgccAAGGAACACAcatgacccccccccccaaaaaaaaaactccACAGGCACTGGTCAGGGAGCTGGAAGAAGCGGAGGAGCAGCAGAACCGAGCCCTGCGCAGTCACCTGCACCTCACGGACcaactgctgcagctccagcgcTGCCGCCTGGGCTACCTGGAGGAGGGGTTTAGTGCCCAGGTGGGCGCCCTGAAGGCCGAGTTTGAGGCTGAGAGGTGTGGAATTTTATGGGGAGAAGAGGAATGGGGCAGCAGTGGCACCCATGGGCTCTCCTGGGGTGGGGTTGAGCCTCTCCTGGCCCCAGTGGGATCCCTGCAGCATCTCTGAGGAAACCCCTTTGCCCTGCTGTGTGTCCCCACAGAAAGACCATTCTGGAGCAGCAAGACTGGGAAAGGTGCTGCCTGCAGGACATGGCTCTGGCCACAGAGCAGGATCACGCCAGGAATGACCACGAGGCCATGCTGAACTTCCAGAGCGCCCGTGACGACATCAAAAACAAGGCAGGGGCCCAAGGGAGCATCGaggggcttttggggctggcAAGGGAGGTTTGAGGGTGTAACCTGCGTGTCCCcagtgctggcaggagcagcagtaCAGCCGGCTGCAGCTCGttgccaggctggaggggctgtgggagcagaTCCAGAAGGCCCGGAGGAGCTACACCGAGGCCACGGAGAAGAGGAAGGGGGAGTTTGAGGAGCTGAAGAAGAAGTGTGCGAAGAGCTCCTGGGAGATCGATGT
It encodes the following:
- the CCDC65 gene encoding dynein regulatory complex subunit 2, whose translation is MAGPHSTAPSAAETELLLLQKQALAEEEAAKAKQELLARFLQVKLSREEQSSMWGLHKVCTLWRLAQRKTKDQELRQDIEILSQTFTRVMDCKDGVIEALVRELEEAEEQQNRALRSHLHLTDQLLQLQRCRLGYLEEGFSAQVGALKAEFEAERKTILEQQDWERCCLQDMALATEQDHARNDHEAMLNFQSARDDIKNKCWQEQQYSRLQLVARLEGLWEQIQKARRSYTEATEKRKGEFEELKKKCAKSSWEIDVQAKKLQKLQDMITATRSQIAAHLQESEEQNQRIQEEKDHAVQKLQKLRAAISQAGATAHAHLVTLTCQCSATLKALQQVVEKAQRILRLAEMCRRLETEEEKVLPFYPSSLAEWEQQDVHRILAASPNEPLARAMQDYVGLERFWQRFNKAKLEEKALERARAALADRNRHLRELLQQYLAGAALSQKVPRDPPPLLTTKQKLCPQK